A single genomic interval of Aphidius gifuensis isolate YNYX2018 linkage group LG6, ASM1490517v1, whole genome shotgun sequence harbors:
- the LOC122859652 gene encoding uncharacterized protein LOC122859652 produces MSKGTHRHGPYPHEIELEKMKKALKEAAKYPGTPETIYDRVAPSHEKAALLMKPKQVQNIIYAAKKNYHISAKESLEQQAETIKQHPKFNEYFRICMHPENQQEGTILFFAHKSALNRLNNAKELFFDGNFKIVPTHPQSMQTWNILMREHGAENTETSLVGFAWCTNANHGTYCRILNYLKEQAPRLESNLETIHTDFEQAAILAFHYVFPYVRIIGCWFHFSQAITNHWDDCELIEKLTKEQIELEIVPKRAPREILYLCRNIPLLPPEKIEIGLKILSNLIDKYIVSWPALGSFRDYVIHQWAGKAHLLSCFGNSTRTNNNSETFNRSLLRRIGGKNPILMNFLNNLHNIITVEAQNMDKKIKIRRESEKIKNHEKNQLISDSQRDLLLEKMGVEDFLYQVMSVKTQESIMKTRYREMENEEKSEGNCDKENKTNINEEDSLKKLIHTPEVLQPDYGSMYKALLGVQYPFI; encoded by the exons ATGTCGAAGGGCACGCACAGACATGGTCCATATCCTCATGAAATTGagcttgaaaaaatgaaaaaagcacTGAAAGAAGCTGCAAAATACCCCGGGACTCCTGAAACGATTTATGACCGCGTTGCTCCAAG tCACGAAAAAGCTGCATTATTGATGAAGCCAAAACAagttcaaaatataatttatgctgccaaaaaaaattatcatatcaGTGCCAAAGAAAGTTTAGAGCAACAAGCTGAAACTATAAAACAACATCCTAAATTTAATGAGTATTTCAGAATATGTATGCACCCTGAAAATCAACAGGAAggaacaattttattttttgcccaTAAATCGGCATTAAACCGGTTGAATAATGCaaaagagcttttttttgatggaaattttaag ATTGTACCGACTCATCCACAGTCAATGCAAACATGGAATATATTAATGCGAGAGCATGGAGCTGAAAATACAGAg ACATCTCTAGTTGGTTTTGCGTGGTGCACAAATGCCAATCACGGTACTTATTgcagaattttaaattacttaaaaGAACAGGCACCGAGATTGGAGAGTAATTTAGAAACCATACACACAGATTTTGAACAGGCCGCAATTCTTGCTTTTCATTATGTATTTCCTTATGTCAGAATCATTGGCTGTTGGTTTCATTTTTCCCAG GCAATAACTAATCATTGGGACGACtgtgaattaattgaaaagCTAACAAAAGAACAGATCGAGCTTGAAATTGTTCCAAAACGAGCTCCAAGAGAGATCCTTTATCTGTGTAGAAATATTCCTCTTTTGCCacctgaaaaaattgaaattggtCTAAAAATTCTCTCTAATCTCATTGACAAATATATAGTATCATGGCCAGCTTTAGGTAGCTTTCGGGACTATGTGATACATCAATGGGCTGGTAAAGCCCATCTATTGTCTTGTTTTGGGAATTCAACGCGAACAAACAATAACTCGGAGACTTTCAACCGTTCGTTATTAAGAAGGATTGGAGGAAAAAATCCAATACTTATGAATTTTCTCA ATAATCTCCACAATATTATAACAGTGGAAGCCCAAAATATGgataaaaagattaaaattcGAAGGgaatcagaaaaaataaaaaatcatgaaaaaaatcaactcaTTTCCGATTCTCAGAGAGATTTATTGTTAGAAAA GATGGGAGTAGAGGATTTCTTGTATCAAGTAATGTCAGTCAAAACCCAAGAATCAATAATGAAAACCCGATATCGAGAAATGGAGAATGAAGAAAAATCAGAAGGAAACTGCGATAAggaaaacaaaacaaatatcaaTGAGGAAGACTCATTGAAGAAATTAATTCATACACCCGAAGTGTTACAACCGGATTATGGAAGTATGTATAAAGCTTTACTTGGTGTACAATACCCGTTTATTTAA